The Armatimonadia bacterium DNA segment CGCCCGGGGTGGTGATGAGCGGGATGCAGAGCCCGTTGTCCGCGAACATCTTGGCGGCCCTGGGCAACTCGGTCTTGGCGTTCTCGGGGTTCACCGGGTAGCCAGGACGGACACACAGATCGGCGCCCTCGACCCCCGCGTGCTTGAGGCCATCGATGATCTGCTCCAGTCCCCAGCCTGTGAGATGCTTGGTGAACATGATCCACGGTCGCATGGGAACGTCTCCTTTGGCGCTTGGCGTCGCCCGCACGGTGACGGGCGCTTGCTTGTCGTGGAAGGCGCACTGACGGACATGACTTCGCCGCGGGAGGCCCACAGACCTCCTCTGATCGGAGCGTCTCACTAGCTCGTCGTGGGATCAGGGATTCGAACTGGAGGCCTCGTCCGTGTGGGGCTTGAGGGGACGCCAGCGAGCATCTTCGGGGATACGCACATCGATGTATTCGGGCTGGCTGCGCAGGGAGTGGGCGTAGCGCTCAATGGCTGCCGCGCAGATCATCTTGCGGACGAGGTTATCAGGGCCGCCAAGCCGCACCTGCGTGCCGGTCGGAGTCGTCAAGGTGAAGGCGTAGCGTTGGCTCAGGTCGAGGGTGAAACCCAGCCCCATTCCGCCACGTCTGGCGCCCTGGATGCACTCCAGTGTCGCCTGCACACTGTCGGCGTCCAGGCGTCCACCGGTGATTCCCTGGGCATCCAATCGCACGACGACGCGGGGCTGACTGGGCAGAGGGCGCGTCGTGTGGAACAGAAGAACGCCCTCCTGATCGACCAGGGCATAGTCCTTCACGTCCCGCAGCGCGAAGACGGGCTGCCGCTCAGTCACCTGCATCGTGATGCGCCCTGGCAGCTCGCGAAGGATCTCGACACGCAATACCCGGGGACACGCACCAGCCTGTTGGGCCAGGCGACTGATGGGCAGAAAGACGGTGTTGGCTCTTGGCGGGAGTCGGATAAGGTCCCGCACCTCGCGCGCCACCGAAAGATCATCAGCGCGGACGACGACTTCACGCACCAGGAAAAGGTCGGAACGGAGCAACCCCAACAGCGCCGAACCAACGACAACCACGAAGGCAGGGGCGAGGGCACGGAGAACGAACCGCCAGGTCATGTGCCCGGAGGGCCCTCTGGCTTCGTAACGAGCGCCCGCCGGCGCGAGGGTTGGTGCGGACTGGCTACGTTGCATGGCTGCAGAGACTACCGATTCAGATTGCTGGTCCAGACGGCGGTAAGGCTTGCCCCGGCCCGTCTCTGGACACTCCCGAACCGGGATATCGCCAGCTCGCAGCAGTGCTCGCAAAGCAGGGAAGTGCCCCGTGGATCTGCGCTGGCTGCCTCAGACAAGGAGCTCGGCCAACTGCTGACCGACCTTGTAGATATCGCCGGCCCCAAGCGTGAGCACGAGGTCGCCCGGACGCACCAGTTCCTTCAGCGCCTGCGCGAGCTGGGTCTTGTCACGAACCAGCTCGAGGGGCTTGTCGGGCTCGTTGCGCCGGATTTCGTCCACCAGATGGCTGACATCGAAGAACTCCAGGCCATCGTCGCGAGGCTGGTAGATGTCGGTCAAGACCACCAGATCGGCGTCGCGGAAGGACTGCCCGAACTCGGTGAGCAGGTCCCGTGTGCGGCTGCGTAGATGGGGCTGGAACACAGCTACCAGTCGCCCTTCATGGGTCTTCCGAGCCGCCGCAAGCGTCGCCTGGATCTCCGTCGGATGATGGGCGTAGTCGTCGACGATCCGGACACCCTTGCACTCGGCCACGAACTCGAAGCGCCGTCCAATCGTGTGGTAGGTGGCCACTCCCCGGGCCGCCTCGCACAGGTCAAGACCGGAGGCGACGGCGCACCCAAGGGCCGCGAGCGCATTGCTGACCATGTGCTCGCCCATCACCTGGAGGTGAACGTCGCAGACTTTCTCGTCATGGTACAGCAACTCGAAGTCGGAGCCTTGCGCCGTGATCTGCACCTTCCGGGCCTGCAGGTCGGCAGGGACGTGCAGCCCGTAGGATAGATGATGCGCTGTCGGTGAGGTCTCGGCTACCCGAGTGACTACCGGCGAGTCGGCGTTGTAGACGATGAAGCCTTCTCGGTCGGCAACAGCGGCAAAGCGCTCGAAGGCATGGATGACCCCCTCGATGCTCCCATGCTGGTCGAGGTGATCGGCCTCGATACTCGTGATGACCTGCGAAGTGCCCACATAGTGCACGAAGCTGCCATCGCTCTCGCAGGCCTCGAAGATCACGGCATCACCGTCGCCAAGCCGGAAGTTGCCGCCCAGAAGCGGCGATTCGGCCCCGACGAAGACCGTCGGATCGGTCCCGGCGGCCAGGAAGACAGTGGCAGCCATGGCCGTTGTGCTCGACTTGCCATGAGTTCCCGAGATTGCGATCCCGTGCTTGCCCCGGCACATCCAGGCAAGGAGCTCCGACCGGTGATGGATCGGGATGCCGGCGACCTTGGCAGCAACGATCTCCGGGTTGCCGTCGGGCACCGCGGTCGTGCGGATCACGACCTTCGAGCCGGTAACGTTGCTGGCCGCATGGCCGATGTGGACGGTCGCACCGTCTGCGCGCAAAGCCTGCACGGTCGGGCTATCGGCGATGTCCGAGCCCGAAACGGTGAACCCGAGCTTGAGCAAGGCGTGGGCGAG contains these protein-coding regions:
- the murC gene encoding UDP-N-acetylmuramate--L-alanine ligase; translated protein: MELDKNQHVFFAGIGGVSMSGLAHALLKLGFTVSGSDIADSPTVQALRADGATVHIGHAASNVTGSKVVIRTTAVPDGNPEIVAAKVAGIPIHHRSELLAWMCRGKHGIAISGTHGKSSTTAMAATVFLAAGTDPTVFVGAESPLLGGNFRLGDGDAVIFEACESDGSFVHYVGTSQVITSIEADHLDQHGSIEGVIHAFERFAAVADREGFIVYNADSPVVTRVAETSPTAHHLSYGLHVPADLQARKVQITAQGSDFELLYHDEKVCDVHLQVMGEHMVSNALAALGCAVASGLDLCEAARGVATYHTIGRRFEFVAECKGVRIVDDYAHHPTEIQATLAAARKTHEGRLVAVFQPHLRSRTRDLLTEFGQSFRDADLVVLTDIYQPRDDGLEFFDVSHLVDEIRRNEPDKPLELVRDKTQLAQALKELVRPGDLVLTLGAGDIYKVGQQLAELLV